A DNA window from Thiobacillus denitrificans ATCC 25259 contains the following coding sequences:
- a CDS encoding FmdB family zinc ribbon protein — MPIYAYKCSACGFAQDEMLKVSDAPLTVCPSCGKDAYAKQLTAAGFALKGTGWYATDFKGGSSKPAETKTDAPSHACGTGACPACN, encoded by the coding sequence ATGCCGATCTATGCCTACAAATGCAGTGCCTGCGGCTTCGCCCAGGATGAAATGCTAAAAGTGTCCGACGCGCCGTTGACCGTGTGTCCATCGTGCGGCAAGGACGCCTACGCCAAGCAGCTCACCGCGGCAGGGTTCGCGCTCAAGGGAACCGGCTGGTACGCCACCGATTTCAAGGGCGGTTCGAGCAAGCCCGCGGAGACCAAGACCGACGCGCCTTCGCACGCCTGCGGCACCGGTGCGTGTCCGGCATGTAACTGA
- a CDS encoding DUF502 domain-containing protein: MKRYFITGLLIWVPLGITLWVLDLLIGTLDQSLMVLPAEWQPEAWIGMRIRGLGVILTLLVILLTGVFATNFFGNKIIGLWERLLIRIPVVKTIYGGVKQVSDTLLSGSGHAFRKVLLVRYPHAQAWSLAFQTNVPDEVARALPDEHVAVFVPTTPSPVNGFYFYVKKSEVIELAVPVDRALKYIVSMGVVSGDPRGSQ, translated from the coding sequence ATGAAGCGTTATTTCATTACCGGCCTGCTGATCTGGGTCCCACTGGGGATCACGCTGTGGGTGCTCGATCTGCTGATCGGCACGCTCGACCAGAGCCTCATGGTGCTGCCGGCCGAATGGCAGCCCGAAGCGTGGATCGGCATGCGCATCCGCGGCCTGGGCGTCATCCTGACGCTGCTCGTGATTCTGCTCACCGGCGTGTTCGCGACCAATTTCTTTGGCAACAAGATCATCGGCCTGTGGGAGCGCCTGTTGATCCGCATCCCGGTCGTGAAGACCATATACGGCGGGGTTAAGCAGGTGTCCGACACCCTGCTCTCGGGCAGCGGCCACGCCTTCAGGAAGGTCTTGCTCGTGCGCTATCCGCATGCGCAGGCGTGGTCGCTCGCGTTCCAGACCAACGTTCCCGACGAGGTCGCGCGTGCCTTGCCGGACGAGCACGTCGCCGTCTTCGTCCCGACCACGCCGAGCCCGGTCAACGGTTTCTATTTTTATGTGAAGAAGAGCGAGGTGATCGAACTGGCCGTGCCGGTCGACCGCGCGCTCAAATATATCGTCTCGATGGGCGTCGTTTCCGGCGACCCCCGGGGTAGCCAATAG
- the aspS gene encoding aspartate--tRNA ligase, giving the protein MRTHYCGAVTAADVGNTVTLCGWAHRRRDHGGVIFIDLRDREGMVQVVVDPDTPAAFKLAEDVRAEFVLKIEGKVRPRPAGTENPHLPTGMVEVLTLDLDVLNPSLTPPFQIDDETINENIRLQYRYLDLRREPMQKNLKLRYRVSKIMRDYLDTHGFMEVETPMLTRSTPEGARDYLVPSRVHDGMFYALPQSPQLFKQLLMVSGVDRYFQITKCFRDEDLRADRQPEFTQVDLETSFMGEEAIMGLVEGMIRDMMQKAQGIELPAAFPRMSYAEAMNRYGSDKPDLRVTLEIVDVGDVMRDVAFKVFATPANDPKGRVAALRIPGGATLSRSEIDGYTEFVKIYGAKGLAYIKVNDVGQLNEAGLQSPIVKNLSEAALHAVMERTGAQNGDLIFFGADRAKVVNDALGALRLKIGHEKGHVDGRAWAPLWVVDFPMFEYNEDENRWDALHHPFTAPKDGHEDWLATDPGKCLSKAYDMVLNGWEVGGGSVRIHREKVQEKVFAALNIGEEERREKFGFLLDALQYGAPPHGGLAFGLDRLVTLMAGAESIRDVIAFPKTQRASCLMTNAPNVVDEKQLRELHIRLRNPIAADKAA; this is encoded by the coding sequence ATGCGTACTCACTACTGCGGCGCGGTCACGGCCGCCGACGTCGGCAACACGGTCACTTTGTGCGGATGGGCGCACCGGCGACGCGATCACGGCGGCGTGATCTTCATCGACCTGCGCGACCGTGAGGGCATGGTTCAGGTCGTGGTCGACCCCGATACGCCGGCGGCATTCAAGCTCGCCGAGGACGTGCGCGCCGAATTCGTGCTGAAGATCGAAGGCAAGGTTCGTCCGCGTCCGGCAGGGACGGAGAATCCGCACCTGCCGACCGGGATGGTCGAGGTGTTGACGCTCGATCTGGACGTGCTGAACCCCTCGCTGACGCCGCCGTTCCAGATCGACGACGAGACCATCAACGAGAACATCCGACTCCAGTACCGTTACCTCGACCTGCGCCGCGAGCCGATGCAGAAGAACCTCAAGCTGCGCTATCGCGTGTCGAAGATCATGCGCGACTACCTCGATACGCACGGCTTCATGGAGGTCGAGACGCCGATGCTGACGCGCTCGACGCCCGAAGGCGCGCGCGACTATCTGGTGCCGAGCCGGGTGCACGACGGCATGTTCTACGCGCTGCCGCAGAGCCCGCAGCTCTTCAAGCAGCTTCTGATGGTCTCCGGCGTCGACCGCTACTTCCAGATCACGAAGTGCTTCCGCGACGAGGACTTGCGCGCCGACCGCCAGCCCGAGTTCACGCAAGTGGATTTGGAGACCTCGTTCATGGGCGAGGAAGCGATCATGGGCCTCGTCGAGGGCATGATTCGCGACATGATGCAGAAGGCCCAGGGCATCGAACTTCCCGCGGCCTTCCCGCGCATGAGCTACGCCGAGGCGATGAATCGATACGGGTCGGACAAGCCCGATCTGCGCGTCACGCTCGAAATCGTCGACGTCGGCGACGTCATGAGGGACGTCGCGTTCAAGGTCTTCGCCACACCTGCCAATGATCCGAAAGGTCGTGTCGCGGCGCTGCGGATTCCGGGCGGCGCGACGCTCTCGCGCAGCGAAATCGACGGCTACACCGAGTTCGTCAAGATTTACGGCGCCAAGGGGCTGGCCTACATCAAGGTCAACGACGTCGGCCAGTTGAACGAAGCGGGCCTGCAGTCGCCGATCGTCAAGAACCTCTCAGAAGCCGCCTTGCACGCGGTGATGGAGCGGACCGGCGCGCAGAACGGTGACCTGATCTTCTTCGGCGCCGACCGCGCCAAGGTGGTCAACGACGCGCTCGGCGCGCTGCGGCTCAAGATCGGCCACGAGAAAGGTCACGTCGACGGTCGCGCCTGGGCGCCGCTCTGGGTCGTCGACTTCCCGATGTTCGAATACAACGAGGACGAGAACCGCTGGGACGCGCTGCACCATCCCTTCACCGCGCCCAAGGACGGCCACGAGGACTGGCTCGCCACCGACCCCGGCAAGTGTCTGTCCAAGGCCTACGACATGGTGCTGAACGGTTGGGAAGTCGGCGGCGGCTCGGTGCGTATCCACCGCGAGAAGGTGCAGGAAAAGGTCTTCGCCGCCCTCAACATCGGCGAGGAAGAGCGCCGCGAGAAATTCGGCTTCCTGCTCGACGCCCTGCAATACGGCGCGCCGCCCCATGGCGGCCTCGCATTCGGGCTCGATAGATTGGTCACGCTGATGGCCGGGGCCGAGTCGATCCGCGACGTCATCGCCTTCCCCAAGACGCAGCGCGCCTCGTGCCTGATGACCAACGCGCCCAACGTCGTCGACGAAAAGCAGCTGCGCGAGTTGCACATCCGCCTGCGCAATCCGATCGCCGCCGACAAGGCAGCCTGA
- a CDS encoding DUF2322 family protein, whose translation MKFADTLNTLPEFTGEAVVLSDAAGAELGRIANAPGTAGSFRVYAYLAQRYGAIDAEAAAEGLAIFAEHTEDAARHPGKHPNVDRLVDILKTGVPLAARVM comes from the coding sequence ATGAAATTCGCCGATACCCTGAACACCCTGCCAGAGTTCACCGGCGAAGCGGTGGTCCTGAGCGACGCGGCCGGCGCCGAGCTCGGTCGGATCGCCAACGCGCCGGGCACGGCCGGCTCGTTTCGCGTCTATGCCTATCTCGCGCAGCGCTACGGCGCGATCGATGCCGAGGCGGCCGCCGAAGGCCTGGCGATCTTTGCCGAACATACCGAGGACGCGGCACGCCACCCGGGTAAGCATCCGAACGTGGACCGCCTGGTCGATATCCTCAAGACGGGCGTTCCGCTCGCGGCCCGCGTGATGTGA
- the nudB gene encoding dihydroneopterin triphosphate diphosphatase, with protein sequence MTPHKIPVSVLVVIYTVDGEVLLLERADAPGFWQSVTGSQDEGETLEQTAIREVREETGLDAAQFELSPWDIETRFEIYERWRHRYAPGVTHNTEHVFGLRLPSRLPVVLAPQEHLRYLWLPWPRAAERCFSPSNAAAIRLVPRRL encoded by the coding sequence GTGACGCCGCACAAGATTCCCGTTTCGGTACTCGTCGTCATCTACACGGTCGACGGCGAGGTCTTGCTGCTCGAACGCGCGGACGCGCCCGGTTTCTGGCAATCGGTGACGGGTTCGCAGGATGAAGGCGAAACGCTGGAACAGACCGCGATCCGGGAAGTGCGCGAAGAAACCGGGCTCGATGCCGCACAGTTCGAGTTGAGTCCGTGGGACATCGAAACCCGCTTCGAGATCTACGAACGCTGGCGCCACCGTTACGCGCCGGGCGTGACGCACAACACCGAGCACGTGTTCGGGCTGCGGCTGCCGTCGCGCCTGCCGGTGGTACTGGCGCCGCAGGAGCACCTGCGCTATCTGTGGTTGCCGTGGCCGCGCGCTGCGGAACGCTGCTTTTCGCCTAGCAACGCAGCCGCGATTCGGCTCGTCCCCAGGCGCCTATAA
- a CDS encoding endonuclease/exonuclease/phosphatase family protein — translation MSQALHIASYNIHKGMSQFNRRLMVHELRDRLGGLGTDIVFLQEVQGSHGLRASRFQHWPGRPQHEFLAGQIYTDFAYGKNCVYDTGHHGNAILSRYKITSWENENISAHAFESRGMLHCEIEVPGLGTPVHCINVHLGLTARGRKRQLAMIADRVHKLVPDDAPLILAGDFNDWQMRACRYFNDELGLSEVFGTHQGKPARSYPSIFPLFQLDRIYVRRFTVKAVEVHSGTLWRGVSDHAALTATLSAAA, via the coding sequence ATGAGCCAAGCGCTGCACATCGCGAGCTACAACATCCACAAGGGCATGTCGCAATTCAACCGCCGCCTGATGGTGCACGAGTTGCGCGACCGCCTCGGCGGGCTGGGAACCGACATCGTTTTTCTGCAGGAGGTGCAAGGCAGCCACGGCCTGCGCGCGAGCCGATTCCAGCACTGGCCCGGCCGCCCGCAGCACGAATTCCTCGCCGGCCAGATATACACCGATTTCGCCTACGGCAAGAATTGCGTCTACGACACCGGGCATCACGGCAACGCCATCCTGTCGCGCTACAAGATCACTTCCTGGGAAAACGAAAACATCTCGGCCCACGCTTTCGAAAGCCGCGGCATGTTGCATTGCGAGATCGAGGTGCCCGGGCTCGGCACGCCCGTGCACTGCATCAACGTTCACCTGGGCCTGACGGCGCGCGGCCGAAAGCGGCAACTCGCGATGATCGCCGACCGCGTGCACAAACTGGTCCCCGACGACGCGCCGCTGATCCTCGCCGGCGATTTCAACGACTGGCAGATGCGCGCGTGCCGCTATTTCAACGACGAGCTCGGGCTGTCGGAAGTCTTCGGTACCCACCAGGGCAAGCCGGCGCGCAGCTATCCGTCGATTTTTCCGCTGTTCCAGCTCGACCGTATCTACGTGCGCCGCTTCACGGTCAAAGCTGTCGAGGTCCATTCGGGTACCCTGTGGCGCGGGGTCTCCGATCACGCTGCGCTGACTGCGACGCTTAGCGCCGCAGCATGA
- the clsB gene encoding cardiolipin synthase ClsB, with protein MTPRGPWSRLFFRRVDMVSGNHLRLLQSGADYFPALIAAFDAARAEIYLETYIFNADSTAEAVRDALVRAAQRGVQVRVLIDAIGSRELPAAWLEALKTAGVAVLKYRPLVTGWRSNPKSLRRLHRKVAVVDARIAFVGGMNLLDDFEPIRFPVARFDFSVEVQGPLIVAIHQSVHHLWRLVALSQLQPIDRKHSVHPSWPTDGRVRAAFVTRDSFAHRRDIERSYLTALALARSDILIANAYFLPGNRFRKLLKKAAARGVRVQLLVQGHTDHPFFQAASRALYQDLLVAGVSIREYQASELHAKVAVVDDHWATVGSSNIDPFSLMLAREANIVVDDVGFAADLRERLQRAVDESAALSAADWKIRPWRQRLASRLAYGLVRFLLGVARLGRWL; from the coding sequence ATGACCCCGCGCGGTCCCTGGTCGCGGCTGTTTTTTCGCCGCGTCGACATGGTTTCGGGCAACCACCTGCGGCTGTTGCAGAGCGGGGCCGACTACTTCCCTGCGCTGATCGCCGCGTTCGACGCCGCCCGCGCCGAAATCTATCTTGAAACCTATATCTTCAACGCCGACTCGACGGCCGAGGCCGTGCGCGACGCGCTCGTTCGCGCCGCGCAGCGCGGCGTGCAGGTGCGCGTCCTGATCGACGCGATCGGTTCGCGTGAACTGCCTGCCGCGTGGCTGGAAGCACTGAAGACGGCGGGCGTCGCCGTCCTCAAGTACCGGCCGCTGGTCACCGGCTGGCGCTCGAATCCGAAAAGTCTGCGCCGATTGCACCGCAAGGTCGCGGTCGTCGACGCGCGCATCGCTTTTGTCGGCGGCATGAATCTGCTCGACGATTTCGAGCCGATTCGCTTTCCTGTCGCGCGTTTCGACTTCAGCGTCGAAGTGCAGGGGCCGCTGATCGTGGCGATCCATCAAAGTGTGCACCACCTGTGGCGTCTGGTCGCCTTGAGCCAACTGCAGCCAATCGACCGCAAGCATTCGGTTCACCCTTCCTGGCCGACCGACGGCCGCGTCCGCGCGGCTTTCGTGACGCGCGACAGCTTTGCCCATCGGCGTGACATCGAGCGCAGCTACCTGACGGCGCTTGCGCTCGCGCGCAGCGACATCCTGATTGCGAACGCCTATTTTCTGCCCGGCAACCGCTTCCGCAAGCTGCTGAAAAAAGCCGCGGCGCGTGGGGTGCGCGTGCAGCTGCTCGTGCAGGGGCATACCGACCATCCTTTTTTTCAGGCGGCGTCGCGCGCGCTCTACCAGGATCTTCTAGTCGCCGGCGTCAGCATCCGCGAGTATCAGGCGAGCGAGTTGCACGCCAAGGTCGCGGTCGTCGATGACCACTGGGCGACGGTCGGGTCGAGCAACATCGACCCGTTCAGTCTGATGCTCGCGCGCGAGGCGAACATCGTCGTCGACGACGTGGGGTTCGCCGCCGACCTGCGCGAGCGCCTGCAGCGCGCGGTGGACGAATCGGCCGCGCTCAGTGCCGCCGACTGGAAGATCCGTCCCTGGCGCCAGCGCCTGGCCTCGCGGCTTGCCTACGGGCTCGTGCGCTTTCTGCTTGGCGTCGCGCGGCTCGGGCGCTGGCTGTAA
- the ypfJ gene encoding KPN_02809 family neutral zinc metallopeptidase, with translation MRWERGRRSSNIEDRRGMRIGGRGLAGGGIGAIVLALVAMYFGVDPSVVLNQVGGPAATEQQVAQSPEEERLKEFMSVVLADTEDVWGTLFQQSGQPYRQPTLVLFSGAVQSACGFAEAAMGPFYCPGDQKLYLDMSFFDDLAQRHDAPGDFAQAYVVAHEVGHHVQTLLGVSQQVHAARQRSGEAAGNAMQVRMELQADCFAGVWAHHADKTRQVLEPGDAEEALAAAAGVGDDRLQRQTRGTVVPESFTHGASEQRMRWFARGMQTGDPGQCDTFEAAKL, from the coding sequence ATGCGCTGGGAACGCGGACGACGCAGCAGCAACATCGAAGATCGGCGCGGCATGCGGATCGGCGGCCGCGGGCTGGCCGGCGGCGGGATCGGCGCGATCGTGCTCGCGCTCGTCGCGATGTATTTCGGCGTCGACCCGTCGGTGGTGCTCAACCAGGTGGGCGGGCCGGCGGCGACCGAGCAGCAGGTCGCGCAGTCGCCCGAGGAGGAGCGACTCAAGGAATTCATGTCCGTCGTGCTCGCCGACACGGAGGATGTGTGGGGCACGTTGTTCCAGCAGTCGGGCCAGCCATATCGGCAACCGACGCTGGTGCTGTTTTCGGGTGCGGTGCAGTCGGCGTGCGGGTTTGCCGAAGCGGCGATGGGGCCTTTTTACTGCCCGGGCGACCAGAAGCTCTATCTCGACATGAGCTTCTTCGACGATCTCGCGCAGCGCCACGACGCACCGGGCGATTTCGCCCAGGCCTACGTCGTCGCCCACGAGGTCGGCCACCACGTGCAGACGCTGCTCGGCGTCTCGCAGCAGGTACACGCCGCGCGTCAGCGCTCCGGCGAGGCCGCGGGCAACGCGATGCAGGTGCGCATGGAATTGCAGGCCGACTGTTTCGCCGGCGTCTGGGCGCATCACGCCGACAAGACGCGTCAGGTGCTCGAACCGGGTGATGCGGAAGAGGCGCTGGCCGCTGCGGCCGGGGTCGGCGACGACCGCCTGCAACGGCAGACGCGTGGCACGGTCGTGCCCGAATCCTTCACGCACGGCGCGTCGGAACAGCGCATGCGCTGGTTCGCGCGCGGCATGCAGACAGGCGACCCGGGGCAATGCGATACATTCGAGGCGGCGAAGCTCTGA
- a CDS encoding porin: MKKSLIALAVASAVSAPAFAATSNVDVYGVLNFAVASIDSDTGTEDRQLSLASQNSRIGFKGAEDLGGGLSAIWQIESTVFLDESGGPFATRNTFVGLKGGFGSVLLGRHDTPVKMLRGKVDNFGDTLADSRNLLGANAVSGSSSYDLRPNNTVVYISPNLSGLTLMAAYTADHGVSGASATFPSCVAGADCNDRDGYSVSADYANGPLMLGLGYERHNTLINATNDEIDRSIWRAVAGFNIADFKLGAVYERASGDAALASDDRNGWGLFANYALGNVVLKANYLTVGDYEGVNDSGAKQYTVGVDYNLSKRTTASLFYAQIKNDTNAGFDIGRAQGVSDSTTVANGADPSTFGLGLKHSF, from the coding sequence ATGAAAAAATCCCTGATCGCCCTGGCCGTCGCCAGCGCCGTCTCCGCCCCGGCTTTCGCGGCCACCAGCAACGTCGACGTCTACGGCGTGCTGAACTTCGCCGTCGCGAGCATCGATTCCGACACCGGCACCGAAGATCGCCAGCTCTCGCTTGCTTCCCAGAACAGCCGCATCGGCTTCAAGGGCGCCGAAGACCTCGGCGGCGGCCTGTCCGCGATCTGGCAGATCGAGTCGACCGTTTTTCTGGACGAAAGCGGCGGCCCCTTCGCGACCCGCAACACCTTCGTCGGCCTCAAGGGCGGTTTCGGTAGCGTTCTGCTCGGCCGTCACGACACCCCGGTCAAGATGCTGCGCGGCAAGGTCGACAACTTCGGCGACACCCTGGCCGACTCGCGCAACCTGCTGGGCGCGAACGCCGTTTCTGGCTCGTCCTCCTATGATCTGCGTCCCAACAATACCGTGGTTTACATTTCCCCGAACCTCAGCGGCCTGACCCTGATGGCAGCCTACACTGCCGATCACGGCGTTTCTGGTGCGAGCGCAACCTTCCCCAGCTGCGTGGCCGGTGCGGATTGTAACGATCGCGACGGCTACAGCGTGTCCGCCGACTACGCCAACGGTCCCCTGATGCTGGGTCTGGGCTATGAGCGTCACAACACGCTGATCAATGCGACCAACGACGAAATCGACCGCAGCATCTGGCGCGCCGTCGCCGGCTTCAACATCGCCGATTTCAAGCTGGGCGCGGTGTACGAGCGCGCGTCGGGCGACGCCGCACTGGCGTCCGACGATCGCAACGGCTGGGGCCTGTTCGCCAACTACGCGCTGGGCAACGTCGTCCTCAAGGCCAACTACCTCACGGTCGGCGACTATGAGGGTGTGAACGACAGCGGCGCCAAGCAGTACACCGTCGGCGTCGACTACAACCTGTCCAAGCGTACGACCGCCTCCCTGTTCTACGCGCAGATCAAGAACGACACGAACGCCGGATTCGACATCGGCCGCGCCCAGGGCGTGAGCGACTCGACCACTGTCGCAAATGGCGCGGATCCTTCGACCTTCGGCCTCGGCCTGAAGCACTCCTTCTGA
- a CDS encoding DUF2283 domain-containing protein: MKIKYFQDTDTLYIEFKSTPVSESRDLDENTLLDLDADGNVCGITVEHARDRADIPKFSFEQIAA, from the coding sequence ATGAAGATCAAATATTTCCAGGATACCGACACGCTTTATATCGAGTTCAAATCGACCCCGGTGAGCGAAAGCAGGGATCTGGATGAGAACACCCTGCTTGACCTGGACGCGGATGGAAATGTGTGTGGCATCACGGTCGAACATGCGCGCGATCGGGCCGATATTCCGAAATTTTCTTTCGAGCAAATCGCAGCGTAG
- a CDS encoding OsmC family protein, whose translation MKARVKLIEGVSFAGQSESGHTVVMDGSPDSGGKNLGVRPMEMLLLGLGGCSSFDVVHILRKGRQQVSDCVADIDAERAPTDPKVFTRIHVHFTVTGKSLDPKRVEQAVKLSAEKYCSASIMLGKTAEITHDFEVVEA comes from the coding sequence ATGAAAGCCCGCGTCAAACTCATCGAAGGCGTCAGCTTTGCCGGCCAGAGCGAATCCGGCCACACCGTCGTGATGGACGGCTCGCCCGATTCAGGCGGCAAGAACCTCGGCGTGCGGCCGATGGAAATGCTGCTGCTGGGTCTCGGCGGCTGCTCGTCTTTCGACGTCGTCCACATTCTGCGCAAGGGCCGGCAACAGGTGAGCGACTGCGTCGCGGACATCGACGCCGAGCGCGCGCCGACCGATCCCAAGGTATTCACGCGCATTCACGTGCACTTCACCGTCACCGGCAAATCGCTCGATCCCAAGCGCGTCGAGCAGGCAGTCAAGCTCTCGGCCGAGAAATACTGCTCGGCGTCGATCATGCTCGGAAAGACTGCCGAGATCACGCACGATTTCGAGGTAGTGGAAGCTTAG
- a CDS encoding YdcF family protein produces MTAWLATDLIAIALLPPLSLVIVLGAGIAIRRRNPRLAMSLILVSTAALYALSTPWVGGLLLKSLEISVPVDPARLQADAIVVLSGGRRMASREYGGDTLNGISLERLRYAVRLHRATGLPLLVTGGNPGGGTLAEGQILAQVLRDDYGIEPRWVEDAALTTWDNARLSAPLLKKSGVHRIALVTHAWHLRRAVPLFEAQELEVIPAGIQFASTDLDRILDLLPTPAGLRDSSFALHEWLGILWYKLRSNF; encoded by the coding sequence ATGACAGCCTGGCTCGCCACCGACCTGATCGCCATTGCGCTGTTGCCGCCGCTTTCGCTCGTGATCGTGCTCGGCGCCGGCATCGCCATTCGCCGCCGTAACCCCCGTCTTGCCATGTCGCTGATCCTTGTATCGACCGCCGCGCTCTACGCCCTGTCCACCCCCTGGGTCGGCGGGCTGCTGCTCAAGAGCCTCGAGATCAGCGTGCCGGTGGACCCTGCACGATTGCAGGCCGACGCAATCGTCGTTTTGAGCGGCGGCCGACGCATGGCGTCGCGCGAATACGGCGGCGACACGCTCAACGGCATCAGCCTCGAACGCCTGCGCTACGCAGTTCGGCTACACCGCGCGACCGGCCTGCCGCTGCTCGTCACCGGCGGCAACCCCGGCGGCGGAACGCTCGCCGAAGGCCAGATCCTCGCCCAAGTCTTGCGCGACGACTACGGGATCGAACCCCGCTGGGTCGAGGACGCCGCGCTCACGACCTGGGACAACGCGCGCTTGTCCGCGCCGCTGCTCAAAAAGAGTGGCGTCCATCGCATTGCGCTCGTCACCCACGCCTGGCACCTGCGCCGTGCGGTGCCGCTGTTCGAGGCGCAAGAACTCGAAGTCATCCCCGCCGGCATCCAGTTCGCCAGCACCGACCTCGACCGCATTCTCGATCTGCTGCCGACGCCGGCGGGTCTGCGCGACAGCAGCTTCGCCTTGCACGAATGGCTGGGCATTCTGTGGTACAAACTCCGCTCGAATTTCTAG
- the rplM gene encoding 50S ribosomal protein L13, whose product MKTFSAKSHEVKRDWFVVDADNKVLGRLASEIARRLRGKHKPEFTPHVDTGDYIVVVNASKMVVTGNKGLDKKYYRHSGYPGGIYETNFDKMQARFPGRALEKAVKGMLPKGPLGYAMIKKMKIYAGADHPHEAQQPKPLDINVKAAS is encoded by the coding sequence ATGAAAACCTTTTCCGCTAAATCGCATGAAGTCAAACGCGACTGGTTCGTGGTTGACGCTGATAACAAAGTGCTGGGCCGCCTCGCGTCCGAGATCGCGCGCCGTCTGCGTGGCAAGCACAAGCCGGAGTTCACCCCGCACGTCGACACCGGCGATTACATCGTTGTCGTCAATGCGAGCAAGATGGTCGTGACCGGCAACAAGGGCCTCGACAAGAAATACTATCGCCACTCGGGCTATCCCGGCGGTATCTACGAGACCAACTTCGACAAGATGCAGGCGCGCTTTCCGGGCCGTGCACTGGAAAAGGCGGTCAAGGGCATGCTCCCCAAGGGCCCGCTCGGCTATGCCATGATCAAGAAAATGAAAATCTACGCGGGCGCGGACCATCCGCACGAGGCGCAACAGCCCAAGCCCCTCGACATCAATGTTAAGGCTGCATCATGA
- the rpsI gene encoding 30S ribosomal protein S9 has product MIGNYNYGTGRRKSSVARVFIKAGSGKIVVNDKPVDEYFSRETGRMIVRQPLVLTDNLNRFDIMVNVAGGGESGQAGAVRHGITRALIDLDAGMKPTLKAAGLVTRDAREVERKKVGFHKARRRKQFSKR; this is encoded by the coding sequence ATGATCGGTAACTACAACTATGGTACGGGTCGTCGCAAATCGTCGGTCGCCCGCGTGTTCATCAAGGCCGGCAGCGGCAAGATCGTCGTCAACGACAAGCCCGTCGACGAGTATTTTTCGCGCGAGACCGGTCGCATGATCGTGCGTCAGCCCCTCGTCCTGACCGACAACCTCAATCGCTTCGACATCATGGTCAACGTCGCCGGTGGCGGCGAATCCGGCCAGGCCGGTGCGGTTCGCCATGGCATCACCCGTGCGCTGATCGATCTCGACGCCGGAATGAAGCCGACGCTGAAGGCAGCCGGCCTCGTCACCCGCGACGCCCGCGAAGTCGAGCGGAAGAAGGTCGGCTTCCACAAGGCCCGTCGCCGCAAGCAGTTCTCGAAGCGCTGA